The Phormidium ambiguum IAM M-71 DNA segment TTAGTAATGCTTTGTTCATTCTTTGTGCAAGCTGGAGAAGGTTCCACTTTTGCTATTGTTCCCTTAGTCAAACGGCGAGTTACAGGTCAAATTGCAGGTAACGTTGGTGCTTATGGAAATGTGGGCGCAGTTGCTTATTTAACTCTGTTTAGTTTGCTACCTGAAGGACAAGTAGGAAACACAATTTTCTTTCAAACCTTGGGAGTTTGTGCTTTAATTGTTACTTTCTTGTGTTGGTTTTTCCTCAAAGAACCCAAAGGTTCCTTCTCTGCACATCATGAAGGTGAAACAGCCGAGACAGAAATGCAAAAACCCAGTCTTCCTCCCACATTAGCTTACGAACCAGAACCAAGGGAATAAGAGTGGTTGGGGAAGGGTGACGATCGCTAATTGAAAAATAGCTAACAGAAAAAAAAGAAAGCAAAGGGGAAAATTAAAATAACTCTTTCCCCAGTCCCCAATCCCCAATTCCTAGTCCCCAAGAAATGTAGCGATAAGGTTTAGATAAATTTATGACTGACTCAAAAAAAACACTTTGTCCATATTGCGGTGTAGGTTGTGGTTTAGAAGTTTCGCCACCAGCGCAACTAGGAAAACCTGTAAGTAGAGACAGTCAAGGTACGCCGATGTGGAAAGTACAAGGCGATCGCAACCATCCTTCAAGTCAAGGTATGGTATGTGTAAAAGGTGCCACAATTGCCGAATCTTTAAACAAAGACCGCCTCCTTTATCCCATGATGCGCGAAACTTTAGACGAACCTTTTCGCCGCGTAACTTGGGAAGAAGCACTCAACGCCATAGTTCAAAGAATTCAAACCGTCCGCTACACTCAAGGCGTAGATGCTATCTGTATGTACGGTTCTGGACAATTCCAAACCGAAGATTATTATGTAGCTCAAAAACTGATCAAAGGTTGTCTTGGTACTAACAATTTTGATGCCAATTCTCGGCTTTGTATGTCCTCAGCAGTATCGGGATATATTCAAAGTTTTGGTGCAGATGGCCCCCCCTGTTGTTATGATGATTTAGAATTAACAGATTGTGCATTTTTAATTGGTACAAATACCGCCGAATGTCATCCAATTATATTTAATCGCTTACGGAAATATCATAAAAAAAGCAACGGCAAAGTGAAAATGATTGTCGTCGATCCCCGTCGGACAACCACAGCCGAAGCCGCAGATTTACACTTAGCAATTAAACCCGGAACTGATATCGATTTATTGAATGGAATTGCCCATTTATTGATGCGTTGGGGATATATTGACCACCAATTTATCGATGAATGTACAAGTAATTTTTCCGCTTATGCCGAAGTAATAAGCCAATATCCTCCCGAAGTTGTTGCCAAAAAATGTGGCATTACAGTGAAAGAATTAGAAACTGCTGCCCGTTATTGGGGACAATCTAATAGCGTGTTGTCAATGTGGTCAATGGGAGTTAATCAATCTTCGGAAGGAACTGCAAAAGTTCAAACAATTAATAACTTACATTTAATGACCGGACAAATCGGCAAACCAGGGGCAGGGCCGTTTTCTTTGACTGGTCAACCTAATGCAATGGGAGGCAGAGAAGCTGGTGGTTTGTGTCATATTTTGCCAGGTTATCGCTTGGTGAAAAATCCGCAACATCGGGCCGAACTTGAAGAACTTTGGGGTTTACCACCGGGAAGAATTGCCGATAAACCAGGTCGATCGGCTTGGGCAATGATCGAAGGTTTAGAAACAGGAGAAGTGGGATTTTTATGGATTGCGGCAACAAATCCGGCAGTGAGTATGCCAGATTTAGAAAGGACGAAAAAGGCATTGTTACGATCGCCTTTTACCGTCTATCAAGATGCCTATTACCCAACAGAAACCGCCGCTTACGCCCATGTTTTATTACCCGCTGCCCAGTGGAGTGAAAAAACCGGAACCATGACAAATTCCGAACGGCGAGTTACACTTTGTTCGGCATTCCGCGATCGCTTAGGAGAAACTAAAGCTGACTGGGAAATCTTCGCCGAAGTTGGCAGACGTTTAGGCTTTACCGAACAATTTAAATTTACTAATTCAGCTGAAGTTTACGCCGAATTTGTTCAACTAACCAAAGGACGACCCTGCGATATGACAGGGTTAAGTCACGAAAAGCTCAAAACCCAAGGCCCACAACAATGGCCGCATCCCGCTGATGGTAAGCTCTTAGAAGGCGCACCCGCCCGACTCTACACCGACCATCGTTTCCACACCCCCGACGGACGCGCCCGCTTTGCCGCCTACCATTCTCGCGGATTAGCCGAACCACCAGACCCAGACTATCCCTTTGTTTTAACCGTAGGCAGACTTTACGGACACTGGCACACCCAAACTCGCACCGGAAGAATTGATAAAATCGTCCAAATGCACCCCCATCCATTCATCGAAATTCATCCCCGCGATGCTGCGAAATTGGGTATCCAAGATCAACAATTAGTCGAAGTACGGAGTCGTCGCGGAGTCACTTATTTTCCTGCCAAAGTTACCCATGCGATCGCCCCCGGAACCGTCTTCGTCCCCATGCACTGGGGCGCACTTTGGGCTAAAGACGCAGAAGCTAACGTTTTAACTCATCCTGAAGCTTGTCCTATTTCCTTAGAACCGGAACTCAAAGCTTGTGCCGTACAATTAACAAAGGTTACAGCAGATCATTTGGCTACGGATACTTTACTGAGATCGCCAAAATCTAGTATGCTCTCTGCATCACCTTCCGTGTGAAATAAACGTAAAAAATGGGATTTTTCAGGGAACTATCCAAGCAAGCAAAACGCATGACTAGCGATGAG contains these protein-coding regions:
- a CDS encoding molybdopterin oxidoreductase family protein encodes the protein MTDSKKTLCPYCGVGCGLEVSPPAQLGKPVSRDSQGTPMWKVQGDRNHPSSQGMVCVKGATIAESLNKDRLLYPMMRETLDEPFRRVTWEEALNAIVQRIQTVRYTQGVDAICMYGSGQFQTEDYYVAQKLIKGCLGTNNFDANSRLCMSSAVSGYIQSFGADGPPCCYDDLELTDCAFLIGTNTAECHPIIFNRLRKYHKKSNGKVKMIVVDPRRTTTAEAADLHLAIKPGTDIDLLNGIAHLLMRWGYIDHQFIDECTSNFSAYAEVISQYPPEVVAKKCGITVKELETAARYWGQSNSVLSMWSMGVNQSSEGTAKVQTINNLHLMTGQIGKPGAGPFSLTGQPNAMGGREAGGLCHILPGYRLVKNPQHRAELEELWGLPPGRIADKPGRSAWAMIEGLETGEVGFLWIAATNPAVSMPDLERTKKALLRSPFTVYQDAYYPTETAAYAHVLLPAAQWSEKTGTMTNSERRVTLCSAFRDRLGETKADWEIFAEVGRRLGFTEQFKFTNSAEVYAEFVQLTKGRPCDMTGLSHEKLKTQGPQQWPHPADGKLLEGAPARLYTDHRFHTPDGRARFAAYHSRGLAEPPDPDYPFVLTVGRLYGHWHTQTRTGRIDKIVQMHPHPFIEIHPRDAAKLGIQDQQLVEVRSRRGVTYFPAKVTHAIAPGTVFVPMHWGALWAKDAEANVLTHPEACPISLEPELKACAVQLTKVTADHLATDTLLRSPKSSMLSASPSV